One Nostoc sp. UHCC 0302 DNA window includes the following coding sequences:
- a CDS encoding polysaccharide biosynthesis tyrosine autokinase, with translation MENPSSHSSSSDRSSNSAPQFLQAQSFPWTEGQGDSWNFQEFLSLVRRRALVIAGVSITVMATVVANLMLNQKQPQYEGSFQMLVEPLNDDTKVDVVKDTTNVSQTGLDYQSQIQVLKSPQLMGGIIKQLQTKYPDITYASLLNSLTVVQVGETKIIEVRYRSNDPNQTYFVLAHISHDYLNYSQEKRQTKLRQGIQFVDRQLPFIQNRVDQLQKELQIFRQRYDFTDPEQQVQQVTTQVSSLLGQRQSIDQQLAQTRANLASLQESNGKLALLNNAPLYQQLISQLRQLDVQIATESTRLQDNNPTIQVLKEKRASLLPLLQQEAKRIQGVKVAEVATQLQTLEAQSQELAKAEQKLEEKRKQWPILSRQYTELQRKLQVATESLNRFLSTRETLQIQRSQTELGWQLIQAPTQPQEPISDSDIKRYLIPGLIASIALGIGVALLMEKLDKTYHSANLLKEKVKLPLLGNIPFEKQVQTIQDRTPSSKLPIVRLPNSLVESIPGLAIVSDQDYSNHSSQFLEALRVLSTNIQLLSSDRPISSIIISSAMPGDGKSTIAFHLAQVATAMGQKVLLVDADLRQPKIHTLSELNNLWGLSNLISTNLPTGEVIRQLPSMSQLSVITAGPIPPDPTKLLSSEKMKRLMTDFQNSFDLVIYDAPPLLGLADASLLAPHTDGILLVVRIDKTNSSLLDRAIDKLKISRMNVLGMISNGQKSDINGY, from the coding sequence ATGGAGAATCCTTCTTCTCACTCCTCAAGTTCTGATCGCAGTAGTAACTCCGCACCTCAATTTCTTCAGGCCCAATCTTTTCCCTGGACTGAAGGACAAGGGGACAGCTGGAATTTTCAAGAATTTCTGAGTCTTGTACGACGGCGAGCGCTAGTCATTGCAGGGGTATCTATTACTGTAATGGCAACCGTGGTTGCTAACTTGATGCTAAACCAGAAGCAACCACAATACGAAGGTAGCTTTCAGATGTTAGTGGAACCTCTAAATGATGATACCAAAGTAGATGTTGTTAAAGATACTACTAACGTAAGCCAGACTGGTCTAGATTATCAAAGTCAAATTCAGGTTCTCAAAAGTCCTCAACTGATGGGAGGTATTATTAAGCAGTTACAAACTAAGTATCCGGATATCACTTATGCTTCTCTACTCAATTCTCTGACGGTGGTTCAGGTAGGTGAAACCAAGATTATAGAAGTTCGGTACCGAAGTAACGATCCAAATCAGACTTACTTCGTACTCGCCCACATTTCGCACGATTACTTAAACTACAGCCAAGAAAAACGGCAGACTAAATTACGTCAGGGAATTCAGTTTGTTGATAGACAACTGCCATTTATACAGAATCGAGTTGATCAGCTCCAAAAAGAACTACAAATTTTTCGGCAAAGGTACGACTTTACCGACCCAGAACAACAAGTACAACAAGTTACCACTCAAGTCTCTTCATTGTTGGGTCAACGACAATCAATTGATCAACAATTGGCACAAACTCGCGCCAATTTAGCAAGCCTACAAGAAAGCAATGGAAAACTGGCGCTGCTAAATAATGCTCCTTTATATCAGCAGTTAATTAGTCAGTTACGCCAATTGGATGTTCAGATTGCTACAGAATCGACTCGTTTGCAAGATAATAACCCAACTATTCAAGTATTGAAGGAGAAACGGGCTAGTCTTTTGCCTTTGCTACAACAAGAGGCAAAGCGGATTCAGGGTGTAAAAGTTGCAGAAGTAGCGACTCAGCTTCAGACTTTAGAAGCGCAAAGTCAAGAGCTTGCCAAAGCAGAACAGAAACTTGAAGAAAAACGCAAACAATGGCCGATTTTATCACGTCAATACACAGAACTACAGCGGAAGTTACAGGTAGCAACTGAGAGCTTAAATCGTTTTCTATCTACCCGTGAAACCCTCCAAATTCAGAGATCTCAGACAGAACTGGGTTGGCAGTTAATTCAAGCACCAACTCAGCCGCAAGAGCCGATATCTGATTCCGATATTAAACGTTATTTAATACCAGGATTAATTGCGAGTATAGCCTTAGGGATTGGCGTCGCTTTACTGATGGAAAAGCTTGACAAGACCTACCATAGCGCCAATCTCCTCAAGGAGAAGGTAAAACTGCCTTTGTTAGGAAATATTCCATTTGAAAAGCAAGTTCAAACAATTCAAGACCGGACTCCCTCGTCAAAACTTCCTATAGTCAGGTTACCAAATTCTCTGGTCGAAAGCATTCCTGGCTTGGCTATTGTCTCAGATCAAGACTATAGTAACCACTCGTCTCAATTCTTAGAAGCTCTAAGAGTACTGTCTACAAATATTCAACTGCTTAGTTCCGATCGCCCTATTAGCTCTATTATTATTAGTTCAGCTATGCCAGGTGACGGTAAGTCAACGATCGCTTTCCATTTAGCTCAGGTAGCTACAGCAATGGGGCAAAAAGTGTTACTTGTGGATGCCGATTTACGCCAACCTAAGATTCACACTCTATCAGAGTTAAATAACCTTTGGGGATTGAGTAATTTAATTTCTACAAACTTGCCAACGGGGGAAGTAATTCGGCAACTACCTTCTATGAGCCAGTTGTCTGTAATCACTGCTGGCCCCATACCACCTGATCCTACAAAGTTGCTTTCTTCTGAAAAGATGAAGCGACTGATGACAGATTTCCAAAACAGCTTTGACTTAGTGATTTATGACGCTCCCCCTTTACTGGGTCTAGCTGATGCAAGCTTGCTGGCTCCCCATACTGATGGGATTTTGCTAGTAGTCAGGATTGATAAAACAAACTCCTCTCTTTTAGACCGAGCTATAGATAAGCTGAAAATCTCCCGGATGAATGTTCTTGGGATGATTAGTAATGGTCAAAAAAGCGACATTAATGGCTATTAA